The Candidatus Caldatribacterium sp. genome contains the following window.
GATGCGCTTGGCTAACATCCTGAACCTCCCATTTTCTCAAGGATTTCGCGAAAGTTCAAATTCCCCGCATAGAGTGCCTTCCCAAGGATAACCCCCAAAACCCCGGGGATGCGCTTGAGGTTCCATATATCCTCCTCGCCCCGCACGCCCCCGGCAACGATAACTGAGACTCCGCTTTTTTCGATGAACCGCCGCACGTTCTCA
Protein-coding sequences here:
- a CDS encoding 1-(5-phosphoribosyl)-5-[(5-phosphoribosylamino)methylideneamino]imidazole-4-carboxamide isomerase — protein: ENVRRFIEKSGVSVIVAGGVRGEEDIWNLKRIPGVLGVILGKALYAGNLNFREILEKMGGSGC